NNNNNNNNNNNNNNNNNNNNNNNNNNNNNNNNNNNNNNNNNNNNNNNNNNNNNNNNNNNNNNNNNNNNNNNNNNNNNNNNNNNNNNNNNNNNNNNNNNNNNNNNNNNNNNNNNNNNNNNNNNNNNNNNNNNNNNNNNNNNNNNNNNNNNNNNNNNNNNNNNNNNNNNNNNNNNNNNNNNNNNTTAGTTTTCGAATAAAACCTCGCCTTTAGTTTTTCATATAAAACCTCCTCTAGTTTTTCATATACTTCATACGGTGTGTGCCTTGTGCTGAAGCAAAGTGACAGCACTGGTGAAGCGTTTGTTGTCATAGGCTTTGTTTACACTTCGCAgaacgattgttttgattccgaTACCTTGTGtgatccattgttttcgttcggaAATTCGGTTCGGAAATGTCCGATTACAGCAAGGCAAAGACGAGCAAACTTGTCCTGAAGGGCGAAAGTTCAAAGTATGAAACGCAGCGGTTATCGATCGGCGATCAGGTCTGTTAATCCCAATCGTTGGCAACTCTTTGTAGAGGCACCAAACGTAAGCACAAGAAACACAAGAAGgaaaaggacgccaaacgggcgcTGGTGGTCGATACCGATGCCGTTAAGCACGGCGGTTGGTGGATGGTAAAAAAGACGACCGAAATCACGGGCTCCATCGCGCTACAGTTCGATAAGCAGGCGTACATCAAAGCCCTCGACAATGGGCTGTTCACGCTTGGAGCGCCACACAACGAAGGCGACCCGCCGGATCCGGAGGAAATTTTGAGTGCGGTGCTGATCAACGAGGACAAAGTGGCGTTCAAGTCGGGCTACGGAAAGTATCTGAAGGTGGAAAAAGACGGCATGATCACGGGACGCTCCGATGCCGTGTCGGCCCTGGAACAGTTCGAACCGGTGTTCGAGCAGGGCAAGACGGCACTGTTGGCGGCCAACGGGTGCTTCGTATCAGTTGACCCGGAGGACGACGCGCTGGTGGCCATCAAGAAGAAGGTTGGCAACGAAGAAGTCTGCGTGATTCGGAGCTGCATCGATCGGGAGAACATATCCAGCAAGGAAGTGCCGGTGGAAGAATCGGGAGATCTGGACCAGgtcgaaattaattttgtgtAAGTGGCCGCCCCGAACAACGCGCTACTGGCGCTAACGCTGTGATATTTTGCAGGAAAAAGTTTCAAAAGTTTCAAGACAAAAAGCTGCTCATCAGCAAGGAGGACAAAGTGGTGCTTAAAAAGGCCAAGGATGACGGTACGCTGCACGAGGAGCTGCTGAATCGTCGGAGCAAAATGAAGGCCGATCGGTACTGCAAGTAAAGCGGACACTATCGAGTCACCGGCAGACCCTATACTTCATACCCagaattcaaataaaacactcAAAAACAGGGGTTAGTGTTGTTATTTCACGATAGAGTTTGCACTTTTATTATGCGtatgttggttgtttttcatttgtttttgttgttttttcgagCATAGTTTTGGTTGCTTTTGGTTTCCTGGCCCGCGGTTTTCGTCCACGCGCTAATCTTTCATCCTG
This region of Anopheles cruzii unplaced genomic scaffold, idAnoCruzAS_RS32_06 scaffold00721_ctg1, whole genome shotgun sequence genomic DNA includes:
- the LOC128276194 gene encoding protein FRG1 homolog isoform X2, translated to MSDYSKAKTSKLVLKGESTKRKHKKHKKEKDAKRALVVDTDAVKHGGWWMVKKTTEITGSIALQFDKQAYIKALDNGLFTLGAPHNEGDPPDPEEILSAVLINEDKVAFKSGYGKYLKVEKDGMITGRSDAVSALEQFEPVFEQGKTALLAANGCFVSVDPEDDALVAIKKKVGNEEVCVIRSCIDRENISSKEVPVEESGDLDQVEINFVKKFQKFQDKKLLISKEDKVVLKKAKDDGTLHEELLNRRSKMKADRYCK
- the LOC128276194 gene encoding protein FRG1 homolog isoform X1 gives rise to the protein MSDYSKAKTSKLVLKGESSKGTKRKHKKHKKEKDAKRALVVDTDAVKHGGWWMVKKTTEITGSIALQFDKQAYIKALDNGLFTLGAPHNEGDPPDPEEILSAVLINEDKVAFKSGYGKYLKVEKDGMITGRSDAVSALEQFEPVFEQGKTALLAANGCFVSVDPEDDALVAIKKKVGNEEVCVIRSCIDRENISSKEVPVEESGDLDQVEINFVKKFQKFQDKKLLISKEDKVVLKKAKDDGTLHEELLNRRSKMKADRYCK